In Coccidioides posadasii str. Silveira chromosome 4, complete sequence, one genomic interval encodes:
- a CDS encoding uncharacterized protein (EggNog:ENOG410PIY1~COG:S~BUSCO:8745at33183): protein MLLFKAKHSRLYPIPLTGKYSPRKEKKKKMAAADTIAPTLPPAFSAYVPSPSSSKPQNGKIKPIVNNSDAVEQSGSVQFDPSVHLNFTAPSKVHTMKELGYKDNVGVSPVGVSEPFPLFSAEAIKQMRKEVLSENVWRHYKFSSNIAQCQLRGFAPEFAPFVYDAWKNPETLAIVSKIAGIDLVPVMDWEIGHINISVQSEEQKNKALADAARKAEEGEGEEQMPIVDWHTDSYPFVCVLMLSDCTNMIGGETALRKGDRSILKVRGPQMGCAVVLQGRYIEHVALRALGSTERITMVTSFRPRSATLPDDTVLTTVRAISDLPELYFQFSEYRLEILEERIRKKLKEIRDQKRARRPFNTQSLKRFLLEQEQFLAHMNKEMVDEDKVTVGFTDDSHLLSEDLKERSRKRARPTIE, encoded by the exons TCGCCCCAACCCTCCCTCCTGCCTTCTCCGCCTATGTGCCGTCGCCGTCCTCTTCCAAGCCACAGAATggtaaaataaaaccaattgTCAACAACAGTGATGCTGTAGAGCAAAGTGGGAGTGTTCAGTTTGACCCAAGCGTACATCTCAACTTTACCGCACCCTCCAAGGTGCATACCATGAAAGAACTAGGGTATAAAGATAATGTTGGAGTGTCGCCAGTCGGCGTGTCTGAGCCTTTCCCGCTGTTCTCGGCAGAGGCCATCAAGCAGATGCGAAAAGAGGTTCTGAGCGAGAACGTGTGGCGCCACTATAAGTTCTCAAGCAATATCGCCCAATGCCAATTGCGAGGATTTGCTCCAGA GTTCGCTCCTTTCGTATATGATGCCTGGAAAAATCCCGAAACTTTGGCCATAGTTTCCAAAATTGCTGGAATTGACCTCGTTCCAGTGATGGACTGGGAGATTGGCCATATAAACATATCCGTCCAATCAGAGGAACAAAAGAACAAGGCCCTCGCAGATGCAGCAAGGAAGGCTGAAGAAGGGGAGGGTGAGGAGCAGATGCCTATTGTTGATTGGCATACGGATAGTTATCCCTTTGTTTGCGTGCTAATGCTGAGCGACTGCACCAATATGATCGGAGGAGAAACGGCTCTTCGTAAGGGAGATCGCAGTATTCTGAAAGTCAGGGGCCCACAAATG GGCTGTGCTGTTGTCCTTCAGGGACGATATATTGAGCATGTCGCATTACGCGCCCTCGGCTCCACCGAGCGCATTACCATGGTGACATCGTTCCGGCCCCGTTCTGCAACATTGCCGGATGACACAGTCCTTACGACTGTGCGTGCCATCTCGGACTTACCGGAGCTCTATTTCCAGTTTAGCGAGTACAGGCTTGAGATACTTGAGGAGAGAATTCGCAAGAAGCTGAAGGAGATACGCGATCAAAAACGAGCGCGTCGACCCTTCAACACTCAGAGTCTCAAGCGATTCTTGCTAGAGCAGGAGCAGTTCTTGGCTCACATGAACAAAGAAATGGTGGATGAAGATAAAGTTACCGTAGGGTTCACGGACGACAGTCATTTGCTTTCGGAAGATCTCAAGGAGCGTTCAAGGAAGCGAGCACGTCCTACGATCGAGTAA
- a CDS encoding uncharacterized protein (EggNog:ENOG410PGY3~TransMembrane:6 (o15-37i49-70o90-115i127-150o170-189i209-227o)) has translation MASTAGNDDANKGPMLLAVMWSLTIVTAIIVTARIYIRAKIVRNLGPDDWLIIAGMALGIVYVAITHVNVVVGYGRQQKTLAIENIETAIMLNTVSFIFGILSFTIPKLAVAAMLNRILNPTRFQRYFLWILTGLGTVISIVCILVLFTMCSPPQGLWRVRMKAKCRDTWILINYAIFTGAVSAFVDLYLSIYPTTVLWKLQMSTRKKVALSAALSLGSIASAMAIIKCTQLQGLADQSNYTYSTAELVVWTNIEANVVVIASCIPTLKPLIERLSGTIKGSRGSSGRYYGRYAKDSSGQIRSSSQRSKRFNSKKNSISITNAVSEESFLPTRETKQGIRRTDDVCVEYEMQDEFSREANIPSQHV, from the exons ATGGCTTCAACGGCAGGGAACGATGATGCCAACAAAGGGCCCATGCTGTTGGCAGTGATGTGGtctttgaccattgtcacTGCCATTATTGTGACCGCGAGAATCTATATCAGAGCAAAAATCGTGCGAAATCTCGGCCCGGATGACTGGCTGATTATTGCCGGAATG GCCCTGGGTATCGTTTATGTTGCTATAACGCATGTCAACGTGGTCGTTGGCTACGGCAGGCAGCAAAAGACCCTCGCTATAGAGAATATCGAGACTGCGATTATGCTCAATACAGTCAGCTTTATTTTCGGCATTCTCTCATTCACAATTCCCAAGCTTGCGGTTGCTGCCATGTTGAATAGAATCCTGAATCCCACTCGTTTCCAGCGTTATTTCCTCTGGATTTTAACTGGGTTGGGTACCGTGATATCCATCGTGTGTATCCTGGTTCTCTTTACCATGTGCTCTCCCCCACAGGGACTTTGGAGAGTTCGAATGAAGGCTAAGTGCAGAGACACCTGGATCCTTATCAACTATGCAATTTTCACTGGAG CTGTATCGGCATTTGTCGACTTATATCTGTCGATCTATCCGACAACCGTACTGTGGAAACTTCAAATGTCAACTCGGAAAAAGGTTGCGTTGAGCGCTGCCTTAAGCCTTGGATCTAT CGCGTCCGCTATGGCAATTATAAAGTGTACACAGCTTCAGGGGCTCGCCGATCAATCCAACTATACAT ATAGCACTGCTGAACTGGTAGTTTGGACAAA CATTGAAGCAAACGTCGTCGTCATAGCATCCTGCATCCCAACCCTTAAACCCCTGATTGAGCGTCTTAGTGGAACTATAAAAGGTTCACGAGGTAGCAGTGGCCGATACTATGGACGCTACGCCAAAGACAGCAGCGGGCAAATAAGGTCCTCGTCGCAACGAAGCAAGCGATTTAATTCGAAGAAAAACAGCATTTCAATTACCAATGCCGTTAGCGAAGAGAGTTTCCTGCCAACTCGCGAGACCAAACAAGGCATCCGTCGGACAGACGATGTCTGCGTTGAGTACGAGATGCAGGACGAGTTCTCAAGGGAGGCCAACATCCCAAGCCAGCACGTTTGA